In a genomic window of Streptococcus oralis:
- the lytR gene encoding glycopolymer--peptidoglycan transferase LytR gives MIKKLIGMVLGFLAVTVLGVAVYGYTIYQQGTETLSKKTYKKIGEETNVIEATEPLTILLMGVDTGNVERTDPWAGNSDSMILLTVNPKTKKTTMMSLERDILTKIETGNGQVQEAKLNAAYANGGAELAISTIQKMMNIHIDRYVMVNMQGLQQLVDAVGGITVNNTLGFPISIADQEEFNKISIGVGEQTLNGEEALVYSRMRYQDPEGDYGRQKRQREVIQKIVEKVLSLNSVSHYQGILKALSDNMQTNVDLSAKSIPQLLGYQDSFKNIETHQLRGEDAELQGISYQIVTSEHMLEMQNLLRRSLGKEPVTELETNAVLYETAFGRTAPSTSTNASNEEAE, from the coding sequence ATGATTAAAAAATTAATTGGAATGGTGCTAGGTTTCCTAGCAGTAACAGTTTTAGGTGTAGCGGTTTATGGCTATACCATCTACCAACAGGGAACAGAAACCCTAAGTAAAAAGACTTACAAAAAAATCGGGGAAGAAACCAACGTTATCGAAGCGACGGAGCCACTGACCATCCTCTTGATGGGGGTAGATACGGGAAACGTGGAACGTACAGACCCGTGGGCGGGAAATAGTGATTCCATGATTCTCCTGACTGTTAATCCCAAAACAAAGAAAACCACTATGATGAGTTTGGAACGGGATATTTTGACCAAGATTGAGACTGGAAATGGCCAAGTTCAGGAAGCCAAACTCAATGCGGCCTATGCTAATGGTGGTGCGGAACTTGCAATTTCTACTATTCAAAAGATGATGAATATCCATATTGACCGCTATGTGATGGTTAACATGCAGGGACTTCAACAATTGGTGGATGCAGTTGGTGGGATCACCGTCAACAATACACTCGGTTTCCCGATTTCGATTGCTGACCAAGAAGAGTTTAATAAGATTTCCATCGGTGTTGGAGAACAAACTTTGAATGGGGAGGAAGCCTTGGTGTATTCACGGATGCGTTACCAAGACCCAGAGGGAGACTATGGTCGTCAAAAACGTCAACGTGAAGTCATTCAAAAGATCGTTGAGAAGGTTTTGAGCCTAAACAGTGTGAGTCATTATCAAGGTATCCTCAAAGCTTTGAGTGATAACATGCAGACCAATGTGGACTTGTCAGCTAAGAGCATTCCACAATTGCTCGGCTATCAAGATTCTTTCAAGAATATCGAAACGCATCAATTGCGTGGGGAAGATGCTGAGCTACAGGGAATTTCTTATCAGATTGTCACTTCAGAACATATGCTCGAGATGCAAAATCTCTTGCGTCGTTCACTAGGTAAAGAGCCAGTGACAGAATTGGAAACCAATGCGGTACTGTACGAAACAGCCTTTGGTCGGACAGCACCTTCAACCAGTACGAACGCTTCAAACGAAGAAGCAGAATAA